The window GTTTGGAACCTCTATGAACTCTTTTATTCAATTCACCAAAGAATCACACCATGGAGGAGTCTCCAAACTCTCGACCATTGCACAAACCAAGACCCTAGGCAAAAACCCTTTAGCTCTCAACTACCTGTAAAATATGTTGCTGACAATGCTACAATTCACTGCTCAACCACTAGGCTAGTTACAAGGAAACTTTGTCAAGTCTTACTTCTGTTCTTAGTCTAACTTAATGTTGAAATTGAATCTTGACTGGTTGAGATAGGAGGTTTAGCAGTTTGAGTTAGGAAGTTGACTTGCTCTGAACCAATTCTGTGAGGGAATGCAGGTGGAGCGTCGTGCCTTGGACTTCAGCGATTGTGGAACACCGGGGAAAGCAAAGGTATCCTCGGCTTCTCCAGGCGGCTACTCGAGCCCATCATCTTACCTTCTGAAGAGTTGCAGATAGAAAAGGCTGCTTTTGTTGATAGATCTCTGAAGGGACATTCATTCTCcccttcaatttttttgatcatCCCATATATGTACTGTATGTCTTATTTTAATCTCCTCATTAAAAATTTTCTTCTTTGTAATGTGTGTAGATCTTGCAACTCTGGACATGATACACTTGATTAAATAGCGAAAAAGATATTTATTCTTAATAAATTAACTTTTACATTGTATGAGTTTCAAACACTGTTGAACGTCAGGTCAAAATGTATATTTAGGTCTGCACTCCAACTTCAAGATTCCGAAACCAATGTAAACGATCAAAACAGACGGTGGACTGACCAAAAGACAGAACCAAACCCAGTTTTGATGATACACTGTATGTATATCTACAACCTCAACACTCCTACTGCCTACTTGCTCTGATTTATCTTCTGGATCCACAATCATCTCATGATCAGTCCAAGGCAACAATTTGGTGAGCTCAGTCTCTGAAGAAACCATCTCTTGAGGTGACTATTTGTCTTTGTTACCATCATACCAAATGCTTCTTCTCAAGAATCATGATCTTGAGGGAACTTCATTGTAATACTAAGGTTCGTCTTCTTCATCAGATGATAACAAAGATGGATCCATCCATGCTTTCTTTCGACATCTGGTGTGAATTCCAAAGGATTAGCTTCAAGCATCTCCAAGCCCTGATGGTTTCTGTTCCCAAACTCCCCTTCGTCATTAGTTAAAGCAGCTCTTCTCCTAAGGAAGAAAGCAGTTCCAGCATACAAGACTACCAAACCCCATGAAGATACCTCGTAGCACCAAAACAATAGTACAGAACAGCTGCTTCCTAGTGTCAGGAGGCTTGAGCCGAGAAATATAGCTAGGAGACCGTAGAATGATAGCAAACACAACATTCAGAATTGACAGGCAACGAACCCCACCTGTGAATTTACCAGAGGCAGGATCAAGAAGATCAATAGCCAATTTAAGATCCAAAGCTTAGTGATAAGAAACTCTGATGATCCCAGAGTCTCAAAGGTGGAAACATCATAACTAATAGCAGATGAAACAGGATTCTACATACCATAAAGTGTACAAGAAAAGGTTTGGTACTGAAAAGGAATGAATCTATGGCACTCACGGATGGAAGACACATATATGGAACGCTGAAATAAAGAGCGAGAGAAGAGAGTACAGTAGCTATTTTCAACAACTTTTAGAAACCCATGTCGGTGAGGAGCGGAATACGCCACAAAAATTCCTGTAGTATTGCCACAAAATAACGAGGAAACTAAGAAGAAGACACACAACAcctttatgaaaaaaattgacaaaagaCAACACAAAGGACAAACAGTAAGATAGTAAAATACTTCACAAACGTTTCCATATTGTTAGAGCCACTTCTTGAAGGAAGGAGTGAAGGGAAAGAGATAATAGATAGGACTCAATTCAATTTATTTGACAACATGATGTAACAATCAAACAGCAAAGTTGGTTCACTTTGATAAATCTCCTATCATTTAACTGAAAAGTAAGAACCTTTATAACTTAGAGAGTCAGAACTTAGAGAGTCAGAACTAAGGGTTATAACCAAACCTAACAACAATCATTCAAGAACTAAGAGGACACATCAATGCTCAGTTCTAGAGACTAACACTCACCTAGTAGAAGCTAGAGACTGACACTCACCTGCTACAACCATCCAGTAGAAATCAACAACAGTCTCTTGATCCGTCAAGTAAAAAGCACCTGGAAATATATCAGATTCATTAGCGTTGCCATACACATTCAAAGGCTATAGCTTCACGTCGCCGCAGAACATTTGAAGAAAACACAATTCTCGAGCTGACGACCGTGCAAGTGAAGATGACACAGCAAATGAAACCCAATGTGGACATTAGTAACGGCCTCTGAAGCTTAATCAAAGCTCTATCTTCCTCCCTGAGGCTCGCGTACTCATGCTTCGGCAACGCGTCTCCAATGATCGCCATTGAAGAATTTAAGATAAAGGTAAGATTTTTCTTGTTGGGGTTTCATCAGGAGCCCTGAGTCTCAAAGCTTTTTGAAGAAGAATCAATGGAACGGAGCATGGAGTTTGAGAAATGAGGAAGAAGGTGATGGAAATAATTACGAATAGACCCCATGGAAACTCATTAATTACAGATAGACCCCAAATCTTTGTGTCAGTTAACCAATTTCCCCTGAGAATGGTAACAAAACAACTAATTGTTGTGGATTTTCTATATGGGATAATTACAAAAATGTGAAAGAAACTAATTTTAAACTAAGGCTTCGAATGGTGACCATTGTCCCGCCTCGCTCCGCagttaacaataacaaaaatctctacatataatatatatttatacatttttataactgttaaaaccgtaCCACAATTGAAACGCTTGTCCTGCACTGTAATCACCATTCGGAGTCTAAggaaaatgataataaaaaatagataaataggGGAAGGCAAATTATTgcaaattaattttaacataaaattatcaaaagGTTTGGTTCCCTCATGGTATCATGTGTTGATAATAAAGCTGTCCACTAGCTTCTTTCTAGTAACGATAAACAAGTTAAGCATTGGACCAGACCAACCATAGATAAATGCTTAGCTTTAGAGTCCTGAATCTGATTAACCCACTATACATTAACActgttattatttattattaaaaaaaataaaaaagtatctGTATTTAAGAGTCCCATTCCCACCATACAAAGTGTGTGTAAACTACCAATCAACACTCAAAGACATGAATTCATCTTTTTAGTTCGAAAAAGTATGTTTGTTTCATTGCTTTCTAAAACCAGAATAATTGGATttgaaaacatttatttttagctCTCAAAAAGGTGAAAAATTAATTCGGATAGAATAGTGGCCGTCGGATTCAATTGGACGGTCAAACCAACGGTCCGATGAATAGCAGACCTAACCATTGTCttgtcttttcctcttttccttttTGGGCTAATTTCGTAAAAAAcaggaaaatatttaaaaaaataataataattcgagagagagagagagaggggcgTGAAatcctgagagagagagagattcttcGCCGGAGTAATCTCGTGCGTGATCTTTCTTACGGCTCTGCTGATTGATAAAAGCTTTGTTATTGAATTCGTCTCTTTTCGTTTGAGGTTTttgttgggggggggggggtcaaAGCGAAGAAGATGGTGAACGCTATGGTGGAGAGAGCGACGAGCGAGATGCTGATCGGACCTGATTGGGCTATGAACCTCGAGATCTGTGACATGCTCAACAGCGATCCTGCGTatgcttgcttgcttgcttgccTCTCTCTCTATGCTCCCTCCAATTTTGATTTGctttttttgcttctttttgtATTGAAACTGTTTATTATCGATTTGAATCTGTGATTGTTTTGTTGGTTCAGTTATCATAGTTGACACTAAGATTGAAATTGAATTTCATAGTTCTTGAGAAGCAGATAAAGCCAGAGAATTAGATTAGCTTCCATGTTTCCGTTGAGTAATTTGAATGCTTTTGACTTACTGTCTGCCTGAttttggttaaggtttaaagcaaaaaaaaaaaagatgatttcattaGCCGTTAATGTGCATATTTGAACTCTATTAAATTCGACATGGTTAGTGTTTGGTCTGTATAGTTAACAGTTGAGGACCAAGTCTTTCTTGGTCTGTATATGGCTGATTTTGTGGAACCTAATAATTAATCACTTATAGGGTCTTATTGTAAAAGTTGGGAACTTTTTTTCTGTATATGCTTTTTGATTGCAAGAAGCATTATTCAGGGTTACGTAATTGATTTTAACGGACCTGATGGATCCTACATAATGTTCTGAAATTGGTTGATGTTTTTGAAGGCAAGCGAAAGATGTTGTGAAAGGCGTCAAGAAACGGATTGGTAGCAGGAATCCAAAAACTCAACTTCTTGCCTTAACAGTGAGTTCCAATACTATTGtctcctttttttattttccttaatGGTAGTTTTATGATTAAAACTTATCATAATGCGTTTGTTATGTTTAAAGCTGCTTGAGACGATAGTGAAGAACTGTGGTGACATGGTTCATATGCATGTGGCTGAGAAGGGTGTTATTCATGAGATGGTCCGGATAGTTAAGAAAAAGGTAAAGGTTCTTCAAAATGGATTTAaatctgtctctctctctttctctaatTCATTCAAGGTATCTATTGATGCATGTAGCCGGACTTCCATGTCAAAGAGAAGATCCTGGTCCTTATTGATACATGGCAAGAGGCCTTTGGCGGCCCTAGGGCTAGATATCCACAATACTACGCGGGCTACCAGGAATTGTTGGTATGTCCAGTGAAATTGTTCAATATCTTTTCTTCAGTAAAGTGTTACTTCTGATTCTGGATGTCCATATGTCTCTCATGATGAATTATTTTAGATACTTTTGTGAATTCTGATAGAAATTCGTCTACTACTATCTCCTAATCACCAGTTTTAGATCCTTTTGTGAGTTCTGATAGAAATTTATCAACTACTATCTCCCAATCACCAGTTTTAACTCCTGTCTCTTTCAGCGTGCTGGGGCTGTGTTCCCTCAGAGATCAGAGAGATCAGCACCTGTGTTCACACCTCCACAAACACAGCCTTTGACGTCTTACCCTCCAAATCTTCGTAATGCTGGACCTAGCAATGATATGCCTGAAGCTTCGGTAGAGCCAAACTTTCCGACACTGAGGTAAATATCATCTGTTGCAACTCTGCTATTTTAAGTTGAGGAATTTTTAAACAAACCGAGGGAAGATTTTGTTAGGCCAGTCCCAACGTCCTGGAGTTATCTGACAAAAAGTTTTAAGATACGTTTTTCCTAATGAAACGTATTAGGAAAAATCAAGCGTAGTTGTAAGTCTAGATATAGGGAAAAAGTTTAGACGTGATTAGAATCAAGACTAAGTAACTtatcttagtttttcttaaacaCATTTGTAGTCAATTTTTCTTGTAGGGCTTATAAGCAATGTATGCTAGGGTCTGCTAGTGTTGACTTTGCGACTGTTTGCTTCTTTATTTAGGGCGTAATAGCATGCCTCTGTTTCTTCTCGATGTTTATTCTTATTGTATATCAAAATTCTTTGTCAGTTTGTCGGAGATTCAAAATGCAAAAGGTCTCATGGATGTGCTTGCGGAAATGCTGAGTGCACTAGAGCCGGGGAACAAGGAGGTAACACGATTTAGCTGCAGACAAAGATAACTACGTGTTTTCGGGATTGTTATTGGACATTGTGATtttgaatttaattattttttgctttCTACGTAGTTATCTCAGGATAATCATCCTTATATTTTGGATTTCTTCAGGACCTTAAACAGGAGGTGATGGTCGATCTAGTGGAGCAGTGTCGTACATACAAACAAAGAGTGGTACATTTAGTCAACTCAACTTCGTAAGAGCTCTTTCTCCTGCTCTCTAGTTACATATACCTTTCTTGTTCTTGTTGCATACCAGTTATATTACTTTGAACGCGATGATATCTCTTATATGCATACATATTACCAGAGATGATAGTGTTTGTAGACCCAAAGACTCTAGGTCTACTTAAGTAAATAAAGCAACCATCGTTGAGTCTTCAGTTTAATATTTCTGACCGTGAGTTATAGCTGGTGAGGTTCTGTGTCTATATCGAAAAGCATAGAGAGACTGGGGAAGCATTCATGtttatttgggtttaggtttaCATAAGAGAGAGGGGAGAGAACTTTTATAAGAATATCTCAAATCCACACTTGTCCTGAGTTTTTACCGTGAAATACTTACTTCACATTTCTAATGTATCACGTGGAATAGTCCAGTTGATGAGAATTGCGTTTATGCTTTAGAGCCTAGGTTTCTTTGTAATCTTCTTGACCTCACAACTTTGTTATCTAGGGACGAGTCTTTGTTAAGTCAAGGCCTGGCGTTGAATGACGACTTGCAGCGGGTCTTAACCAGTTATGAAGCAATCGcttctggacttcctggaactTCTGTTCAAATCGAGAAGCCCAAGTCTGAGACAGGAAAATCTCTTGTAGATGTTGATGCCCCACTTATTGATACTGGGGACAGCAGTAATCAAACCAACGGGTACGTAAGACCACACTTGGCCGTGTTTAAAACAATTTGTCTTAGTAAATAGCTTCTGATTTGTACGATGTCCAATATTTTTGCAGAGCTACACCAAGCACTAGTAACGGGATTCTAAATCAGTTGGCCCTGCCTGCACCACCTGTAACTAATGGTTTAGCGAATTCGAAAATAGACCTCCTCAGTGGCGATGATCTTGCTCTTGTTCCTGTTGGACCTCCTCAGCCAGCGAGCCCGGTCGCATCAAATCAAAATGCACTTGCCCTTATTGATATGTTCGGAGAGAATACCAATAGTCCGAGCCCTGCAACTGCACCAACTGGCAATTCAGCTCTCCCGAGTAGCCCTATGAATCCTCAACCAACTAgtcaagctggagaagctggattACAACAACCCAATGGATTTTCTCCTCAAGTGGGTTGTTCACAGTTTGAGCAGCCATCGTACGGACAAGGGGCCTCTTCTCCCTGGAATAGTCAGCCTGCACAGCAGTTGCAACAACCACAACAGCCATCTTATGGTAATATCTGTCTTTATATCATAGCCTTCAACTTATTTCACTCTTTTAGATTCGAGAGAATTAGCTTAAGTGTAAATCCTTATTTGTTCTGTTTGTAATGCATAGAAGGTGCCCAAGAAGGTATGGCATTTCCACCTCCCCCATGGGAAGCTCAGCATCAAGACTTCAGTCCCACTGCAGAGTCAGGAAGTCCGTTTGCTCCTCAAACGCATCCAACGCAAATTGGCTTCTCACATGCTCAACAATATTCTCAAATGCCCCAAAACAACAACAGTCCATATCCTCAAATGCCTCAACCCGGCATGTACATGCAACAGCCAATGCCAAACCAAGCCAATCAGCCTCTAGGACAAGGCTATCCACCCCAACAACAAGAGCAGCAGCAGATGATGATGGCTCAGTTCTATGcccaacagcaacaacaacaacagcaacaggCATATGGAAACCAGATGGGAGGAGGATATGGATACGGTTATAACCAACATCAACAAGGAAGCAGCCCATATCTGGACCAGCAAATGCATGGCATGTCCATCAGAGATCAGGCGTCACATCAGGTACCAGCATCATCGTCTTATCTGCCTCCAATGAAACCGAAGAATAAACCAGAAGATAAGCTATTTGGGGATCTAGTTGACATCTCCAAATTCAAGCCTGGTACAAAACCGACCTCCGGAAGAGCTGGTACCATGTGAAAATCTCTACTCATGATTTATGAGTATTCGTCTCTCTGTTTCTTTACTCAGCTAACTCTCTTTCCTTCGTTTTTCAAGATTTGATCAATTGATTAGACCCTCTTGTGAGATgcatacatacatatatgttaTCGTGTTCCTTGCTTATAAATTTGCTGGTGATTATGACTGGGAATGGATTTGTATATTTGTTGTAGAGAACTGTTTGTCCGGAGATTATATTTTCTAGGACATTGTTAAtccatttgtttttttctcagacattatttgtttgattgtttccAACTTTCCATTGGCAATAAAGCTCAACATGAATTTGAGAGTTTCGTATATCATATGAATTat of the Brassica rapa cultivar Chiifu-401-42 chromosome A03, CAAS_Brap_v3.01, whole genome shotgun sequence genome contains:
- the LOC103862195 gene encoding TOM1-like protein 9 isoform X2 encodes the protein MVNAMVERATSEMLIGPDWAMNLEICDMLNSDPAQAKDVVKGVKKRIGSRNPKTQLLALTLLETIVKNCGDMVHMHVAEKGVIHEMVRIVKKKPDFHVKEKILVLIDTWQEAFGGPRARYPQYYAGYQELLRAGAVFPQRSERSAPVFTPPQTQPLTSYPPNLRNAGPSNDMPEASVEPNFPTLSLSEIQNAKGLMDVLAEMLSALEPGNKEDLKQEVMVDLVEQCRTYKQRVVHLVNSTSDESLLSQGLALNDDLQRVLTSYEAIASGLPGTSVQIEKPKSETGKSLVDVDAPLIDTGDSSNQTNGATPSTSNGILNQLALPAPPVTNGLANSKIDLLSGDDLALVPVGPPQPASPVASNQNALALIDMFGENTNSPSPATAPTGNSALPSSPMNPQPTSQAGEAGLQQPNGFSPQVGCSQFEQPSYGQGASSPWNSQPAQQLQQPQQPSYGAQEGMAFPPPPWEAQHQDFSPTAESGSPFAPQTHPTQIGFSHAQQYSQMPQNNNSPYPQMPQPGMYMQQPMPNQANQPLGQGYPPQQQEQQQMMMAQFYAQQQQQQQQQAYGNQMGGGYGYGYNQHQQGSSPYLDQQMHGMSIRDQASHQVPASSSYLPPMKPKNKPEDKLFGDLVDISKFKPGTKPTSGRAGTM
- the LOC103862195 gene encoding TOM1-like protein 9 isoform X1, coding for MVNAMVERATSEMLIGPDWAMNLEICDMLNSDPAQAKDVVKGVKKRIGSRNPKTQLLALTLLETIVKNCGDMVHMHVAEKGVIHEMVRIVKKKPDFHVKEKILVLIDTWQEAFGGPRARYPQYYAGYQELLRAGAVFPQRSERSAPVFTPPQTQPLTSYPPNLRNAGPSNDMPEASVEPNFPTLSLSEIQNAKGLMDVLAEMLSALEPGNKEDLKQEVMVDLVEQCRTYKQRVVHLVNSTSDESLLSQGLALNDDLQRVLTSYEAIASGLPGTSVQIEKPKSETGKSLVDVDAPLIDTGDSSNQTNGATPSTSNGILNQLALPAPPVTNGLANSKIDLLSGDDLALVPVGPPQPASPVASNQNALALIDMFGENTNSPSPATAPTGNSALPSSPMNPQPTSQAGEAGLQQPNGFSPQVGCSQFEQPSYGQGASSPWNSQPAQQLQQPQQPSYEGAQEGMAFPPPPWEAQHQDFSPTAESGSPFAPQTHPTQIGFSHAQQYSQMPQNNNSPYPQMPQPGMYMQQPMPNQANQPLGQGYPPQQQEQQQMMMAQFYAQQQQQQQQQAYGNQMGGGYGYGYNQHQQGSSPYLDQQMHGMSIRDQASHQVPASSSYLPPMKPKNKPEDKLFGDLVDISKFKPGTKPTSGRAGTM